A single genomic interval of Babylonia areolata isolate BAREFJ2019XMU chromosome 26, ASM4173473v1, whole genome shotgun sequence harbors:
- the LOC143300837 gene encoding vacuolar protein sorting-associated protein 4B-like isoform X2, whose protein sequence is MANSNALQKAIDLVTKATEEDKNKNYEEALRLYEHSVEYFLHAIKYEASSDKAKDSIRAKCVQYLDRAEKLKTYLKKKDKKRPVADGEKPTNSSGKNGGGGEKDSDSDEDSKEDPDKKKFADQLSGAIVVEKPNVRWDDVAGLNGAKEALKEAVILPVKFPHLFTGKRKPWRGILLYGPPGTGKSYLAKAVATEANNSTFFSVSSSDLVSKWLGESEKLVKTLFGLARDNQPSIIFIDEVDALCGSRSENESESARRIKTEFLVQMQGVGNDNTGVLVLGATNIPWSLDAAIRRRFEKRIYIPLPEAPARTEMFKLHLGSTAHSLTEADLRELGQRTEGYSGADIGIVVRDALMQPVRKVQTATHFRRVRGPSRADPNHIVEDLLTPCSPGAPGAVEMNWMDVPGDKLCEPVVTMTDMKMALSTQKASVNEEDLKKLVKFTEDFGQEG, encoded by the exons AAAGCCATTGATTTGGTGACCAAGGCTACAGaagaggacaagaacaagaactatgAAGAAGCTTTGAGACTCTATGAGCATTCTGTGGAATACTTTCTTCATGCAATCAAAT ATGAAGCCTCAAGTGACAAGGCGAAAGACAGCATCCGTGCCAAGTGTGTACAGTACTTGGATCGTGCAGAGAAGTTGAAGACCtatctgaaaaagaaagacaaaaagagaccaGTGGCTGATGGAGAGAAACCCACCAACAGCAGCGGAAAAAA tggtggtggaggggagaaggatTCGGACAGCGATGAAGACTCCAAAGAAGACCCAGACAAGAAAAAATTTGCAGACCAGCTCTCAG GAGCCATTGTGGTGGAGAAACCCAATGTGAGATGGGACGACGTTGCTGGACTGAACGGCGCCAAGGAAGCGTTGAAGGAAGCCGTCATCTTGCCTGTCAAATTTCCTCACCTCTTCACAG GCAAAAGAAAGCCATGGAGAGGCATCCTTTTGTATGGT cccCCAGGTACAGGTAAATCCTACCTGGCCAAAGCTGTGGCCACAGAGGCCAACAACTCCAccttcttctccgtctcctcctctgACTTGGTCTCCAAGTGGCTGGGAGAGAGTGAAAA ACTGGTGAAGACGCTGTTTGGACTGGCCCGAGACAATCAGCCCAGCATCATCTTCATTGATGAGGTGGACGCGCTGTGTGGGTCCCGCAGTGAAAATGAGTCAGAGTCTGCCCGGCGGATCAAGACGGAGTTTTTGGTGCAGATGCAGGGTGTGGGTAACGACAACACAGGCGTCTTGGTGCTGGGGGCCACCAACATCCCATGGTCCCTTGACGCCGCCATCAGGAGacg attTGAGAAGAGAATCTACATCCCTCTGCCTGAAGCCCCTGCGAGGACAGAGATGTTTAAGCTCCACCTGGGATCCACCGCACACTCCCTGACTGAGGCTGACCTCCGGGAGTTGGGCCAGCGCActgaggg GTATTCAGGGGCTGATATTGGCATCGTCGTTCGTGATGCACTGATGCAGCCAGTGAGGAAAGTGCAGACCGCCACACACTTCAGAAGG GTGCGAGGTCCAAGTCGTGCAGACCCGAACCACATTGTGGAGGACCTGTTGACCCCCTGTTCTCCCGGCGCCCCGGGGGCTGTGGAGATGAATTGGATGGATGTGCCTGGGGACAAGCTGTGTGAGCCTGTCGTCACCatg ACGGACATGAAGATGGCGCTGAGTACGCAGAAAGCATCGGTGAATGAGGAGGACTTGAAGAAGCTGGTCAAGTTCACAGAAGACTTTGGACAAGAAGGGTAG
- the LOC143300837 gene encoding vacuolar protein sorting-associated protein 4B-like isoform X1 — protein sequence MGRWATVNGKGNYIPGIGLAKAIDLVTKATEEDKNKNYEEALRLYEHSVEYFLHAIKYEASSDKAKDSIRAKCVQYLDRAEKLKTYLKKKDKKRPVADGEKPTNSSGKNGGGGEKDSDSDEDSKEDPDKKKFADQLSGAIVVEKPNVRWDDVAGLNGAKEALKEAVILPVKFPHLFTGKRKPWRGILLYGPPGTGKSYLAKAVATEANNSTFFSVSSSDLVSKWLGESEKLVKTLFGLARDNQPSIIFIDEVDALCGSRSENESESARRIKTEFLVQMQGVGNDNTGVLVLGATNIPWSLDAAIRRRFEKRIYIPLPEAPARTEMFKLHLGSTAHSLTEADLRELGQRTEGYSGADIGIVVRDALMQPVRKVQTATHFRRVRGPSRADPNHIVEDLLTPCSPGAPGAVEMNWMDVPGDKLCEPVVTMTDMKMALSTQKASVNEEDLKKLVKFTEDFGQEG from the exons ATGGGTAGATGGGCAACTGTGAATGGAAAGGGGAATTATATCCCAGGAATCGGATTGGCA AAAGCCATTGATTTGGTGACCAAGGCTACAGaagaggacaagaacaagaactatgAAGAAGCTTTGAGACTCTATGAGCATTCTGTGGAATACTTTCTTCATGCAATCAAAT ATGAAGCCTCAAGTGACAAGGCGAAAGACAGCATCCGTGCCAAGTGTGTACAGTACTTGGATCGTGCAGAGAAGTTGAAGACCtatctgaaaaagaaagacaaaaagagaccaGTGGCTGATGGAGAGAAACCCACCAACAGCAGCGGAAAAAA tggtggtggaggggagaaggatTCGGACAGCGATGAAGACTCCAAAGAAGACCCAGACAAGAAAAAATTTGCAGACCAGCTCTCAG GAGCCATTGTGGTGGAGAAACCCAATGTGAGATGGGACGACGTTGCTGGACTGAACGGCGCCAAGGAAGCGTTGAAGGAAGCCGTCATCTTGCCTGTCAAATTTCCTCACCTCTTCACAG GCAAAAGAAAGCCATGGAGAGGCATCCTTTTGTATGGT cccCCAGGTACAGGTAAATCCTACCTGGCCAAAGCTGTGGCCACAGAGGCCAACAACTCCAccttcttctccgtctcctcctctgACTTGGTCTCCAAGTGGCTGGGAGAGAGTGAAAA ACTGGTGAAGACGCTGTTTGGACTGGCCCGAGACAATCAGCCCAGCATCATCTTCATTGATGAGGTGGACGCGCTGTGTGGGTCCCGCAGTGAAAATGAGTCAGAGTCTGCCCGGCGGATCAAGACGGAGTTTTTGGTGCAGATGCAGGGTGTGGGTAACGACAACACAGGCGTCTTGGTGCTGGGGGCCACCAACATCCCATGGTCCCTTGACGCCGCCATCAGGAGacg attTGAGAAGAGAATCTACATCCCTCTGCCTGAAGCCCCTGCGAGGACAGAGATGTTTAAGCTCCACCTGGGATCCACCGCACACTCCCTGACTGAGGCTGACCTCCGGGAGTTGGGCCAGCGCActgaggg GTATTCAGGGGCTGATATTGGCATCGTCGTTCGTGATGCACTGATGCAGCCAGTGAGGAAAGTGCAGACCGCCACACACTTCAGAAGG GTGCGAGGTCCAAGTCGTGCAGACCCGAACCACATTGTGGAGGACCTGTTGACCCCCTGTTCTCCCGGCGCCCCGGGGGCTGTGGAGATGAATTGGATGGATGTGCCTGGGGACAAGCTGTGTGAGCCTGTCGTCACCatg ACGGACATGAAGATGGCGCTGAGTACGCAGAAAGCATCGGTGAATGAGGAGGACTTGAAGAAGCTGGTCAAGTTCACAGAAGACTTTGGACAAGAAGGGTAG